CCCGCGAGCATCTTATGAAAAGTCGCTGTTTGTCGGATTTGTTCACGGGCTTTCCGGGAGTGCGGCGATGGTGTTGCTGACGATGACCACCGTGCAAACGATCGTGGAAGGAGCACTGTACATCCTGATCTTCGGGATGGGAACTGTGGTAGGGATGATTACCTTTTCTACATGTATAGGCATTCCCTTTGTCATGACGTCCCGCAATCGGATGATACATCATGTGTTGACCCGGTCGGCAGCGGTATTGAGTACCGTCTACGGTCTTTATTACATGTACAGTACGGCCGTGTCGGAAAGATTGTGGCGGATGTGGATCTGAGACGGTCTCCTCATTCGGGAGCAGGTTTGAATTCCTACCGTGCGACGCTTGCTGTTGCTATGGACAGATCAAAAGAATGGGAACCGGCAAGATTTTGTCAACAGGCCCCTTTCGAGGGGGCTTTTTTTATGACCGTTCACACTCTCAACATTTGTGTGGCGTTTTTGCAAAAGGGAGATAATAGAAGGGGAAAATATGGTATGGTTATACTGTTGTATGCTCAAATTAGGAGCGTGAACGTATGAGGAAGATGGGCGGAATCGCGTTAACCATCTTGTTGTTAAGTGTGTCGATACTTCTTGGTGGTTGCACCGGGGCGGATGAACATCGACATCACCAGGGGGCGACTTCGGAGAAGACATCCGTTTCGTTTTCCATGCCGAAAGTGTCTCTCTCATTTACACCTGCCACGCCCAAAACCGGTGAGCCTGTTCAAATTCACGTACATGTGACAGTGGGTAAACAGCCGGTAAACAATGCGGATCGAGTGCAGGTGGAAGTGTGGAATACAGTGCGTTCCGGGGCGCCTCACCGTATGATCGGGACCAAGCGAACCGGAAACGGTGTCTATACGGCCGCTGTCCGTTTGGATCAACCGGGTGCGTATCAGGTGATGTATCATGTGACGGCCAACGGGGCTCACGTCATGAATGCACAAAAGTTGGAAGTGCGGCATTGACAGAGGAAGGGCGGTGTAGCTCATGTCGGTGAACAGAAGAAAAGGGTGTTGGGGGATCGCCATTTTGCTGATGTGCCTCGTGTTAACGGCATGCGGCCAGGCGGCTCCGTCGAAGCCGTCCACATCGACCTCAAATGCCCATACCAACAACCAGTCCAATGATGTATCCCAACTGAACTGGCGGGTGCCGGAATTCCGGTACACGGATCAGAATGGACAGGCTTTCGGTTTGTCGCAGCTGAAGGGAAAAGTGTGGTTAGCCAACTTGATTTTCACGCGTTGTCCGGACATTTGTCCACCAATGACTTCCAACATGGCACGTATTCAAAAGGCACTGGACCAAG
This is a stretch of genomic DNA from Polycladomyces subterraneus. It encodes these proteins:
- a CDS encoding urease accessory protein UreH domain-containing protein, with protein sequence MVQGLWSTLLLGFLMGIKHAFEPDHVVAVTAIASRSNRWYRSSLAGIYWGIGHTATLFLVGMLLIVLKGQISEKWAFSLEFVVGIMLVYLGWTGMRSYQSMHSPRASYEKSLFVGFVHGLSGSAAMVLLTMTTVQTIVEGALYILIFGMGTVVGMITFSTCIGIPFVMTSRNRMIHHVLTRSAAVLSTVYGLYYMYSTAVSERLWRMWI
- a CDS encoding FixH family protein translates to MRKMGGIALTILLLSVSILLGGCTGADEHRHHQGATSEKTSVSFSMPKVSLSFTPATPKTGEPVQIHVHVTVGKQPVNNADRVQVEVWNTVRSGAPHRMIGTKRTGNGVYTAAVRLDQPGAYQVMYHVTANGAHVMNAQKLEVRH